One window of Jannaschia sp. CCS1 genomic DNA carries:
- a CDS encoding cytochrome P450: MTIWNAVDDGHADLSNHDTFVAGPPLATFDRLRRDDPLSWTDWDGGTGFWSVTRYHDILEMNRNTKVFSSARGIRMEDQSYEEYLARRTFQETDAPDHMQMRIKLARAFSKNVIAEFEEDIRGLCRDILDEVLEDESFDATKRIARELPMRMLGRILGTPDDDLPWLVEKGDALIANTDPDFTSHVLDKMSTDEFRMMPFNSPAGAELYAYAKDLMATKTASGDTNGVLHLILQPGPDGSVISETEFRNFFCLLVAAGNDTTRYSIAAGMQAMCYQPELLDQMKQGDIWETAADEIIRWACPTSYFRRTATQDYDMHGKTIREGDKVLYWFASGNRDTAYFDSPNRLDLARSPNKHLSFGHGGPHLCLGMWLARLEVTVLFQELSRRITKIEADGPQQFLRSNFISGLKSLPVRITRA, translated from the coding sequence ATGACGATTTGGAACGCTGTCGATGACGGTCATGCGGACCTGTCCAACCACGACACATTCGTCGCGGGCCCGCCCCTTGCCACGTTTGACCGCCTGCGCCGCGACGACCCGCTCAGTTGGACAGATTGGGATGGCGGCACCGGGTTTTGGTCCGTCACCCGATATCACGACATTCTGGAGATGAACCGGAACACGAAGGTCTTTTCCTCCGCGCGGGGCATCCGGATGGAGGATCAGAGCTACGAGGAATACCTGGCGCGCCGCACGTTTCAGGAAACCGATGCCCCCGATCATATGCAGATGCGCATCAAGCTGGCGCGGGCGTTCTCCAAAAACGTGATTGCTGAGTTTGAGGAGGATATCCGGGGTCTCTGCCGCGATATTCTGGATGAGGTGTTGGAGGACGAGAGCTTCGACGCCACCAAGCGGATCGCGCGGGAATTGCCGATGCGGATGCTGGGGCGCATCCTCGGGACGCCCGACGACGACCTGCCCTGGCTGGTGGAGAAGGGCGATGCCCTGATCGCCAATACCGACCCGGACTTCACCTCCCACGTGCTGGACAAGATGAGCACCGATGAATTTCGGATGATGCCCTTCAACTCTCCTGCGGGGGCTGAGTTATACGCTTATGCCAAGGATCTCATGGCCACCAAGACCGCCAGCGGTGACACCAATGGCGTCCTGCATCTGATCCTGCAACCGGGCCCTGACGGCTCGGTCATATCCGAGACCGAGTTCCGCAATTTCTTCTGTCTGCTTGTCGCAGCGGGCAATGACACCACGCGCTATTCCATCGCCGCTGGCATGCAGGCGATGTGCTACCAGCCCGAGCTTTTGGATCAGATGAAGCAGGGCGACATATGGGAAACCGCCGCCGATGAAATCATCCGGTGGGCCTGCCCCACCAGCTATTTCCGCCGCACCGCCACCCAGGATTATGACATGCACGGCAAGACCATCCGTGAGGGCGACAAAGTCCTCTACTGGTTCGCCTCCGGCAACCGGGACACTGCTTATTTCGACAGCCCAAACCGTTTGGATCTGGCGCGCAGCCCCAACAAGCACCTCAGCTTCGGGCATGGCGGCCCGCATCTGTGCCTCGGCATGTGGTTGGCGAGACTTGAAGTCACCGTGCTGTTCCAGGAACTGAGCCGCCGGATCACCAAAATCGAAGCCGATGGACCACAGCAATTTTTGCGGTCAAACTTTATCAGCGGCCTCAAGTCGCTACCCGTGCGCATCACCCGAGCCTGA
- a CDS encoding glutamine synthetase family protein encodes MNTRLRAVFCDHLSIMRGKYLPGSKIGDDDTRFCRSVFGVHYDKDLLPAPGSMMMEGLPDMELRWREEDIRDSWEADTRIVIGDLFDTDGTRLPLCPRGALKRTVADWQARGLTPKVGIELEAFAFVHDADGKLIPYDSFGGVVYGTGAFTDPRGFNDAIWEVADALGFRLDMITAEYDSPQFEYTLTFDDAVQAVDDIVLFRQMAREVALGEGVILSFLPKPIAAAGGNGMHINFSFTDEAGANALSEGGQSGPDHLNYLAAGCVAGLIHHHKGLAGLIAPSGNSYDRLQPASLSGYWQNWGGDHRNVTTRVSSEGGAKARLEHRMADAAANPYTAVAAVLQAARLGVEHGYELPPKEAGDGFEHTAAEAGVAPDLATALEDLSADTLLAEAVGQGLVENHVFMKTAEVEKTAGLEPEALRDFYIPYL; translated from the coding sequence ATGAACACCAGATTACGCGCCGTCTTTTGCGACCACCTCTCCATCATGCGGGGCAAGTATCTGCCCGGCTCAAAGATTGGCGACGACGACACGCGGTTCTGCCGCTCGGTCTTCGGGGTGCATTACGACAAGGATCTGTTGCCCGCGCCCGGGTCGATGATGATGGAAGGTCTGCCGGATATGGAGCTGCGCTGGCGCGAAGAGGATATTCGCGACAGTTGGGAAGCCGACACCAGGATCGTGATCGGCGACCTTTTTGACACGGATGGCACCCGCCTGCCCCTGTGCCCCCGTGGCGCATTAAAGCGCACGGTGGCCGATTGGCAGGCGCGGGGCTTGACCCCCAAGGTCGGGATCGAACTGGAGGCGTTTGCCTTCGTCCATGACGCGGACGGCAAGTTGATCCCTTATGACAGCTTCGGCGGCGTGGTCTATGGGACCGGTGCCTTCACCGACCCGCGCGGGTTCAACGATGCGATCTGGGAGGTGGCGGACGCCCTGGGCTTCCGACTGGACATGATCACAGCGGAATACGACAGCCCGCAATTCGAGTACACATTGACGTTCGATGATGCGGTACAGGCCGTCGATGACATCGTGCTTTTCCGGCAAATGGCGCGTGAAGTGGCCCTTGGCGAAGGTGTCATCCTCAGCTTCCTGCCCAAACCGATTGCGGCGGCGGGCGGCAACGGGATGCATATCAACTTCTCCTTCACGGACGAGGCCGGCGCCAACGCGCTGTCTGAAGGCGGGCAAAGCGGCCCGGACCACCTGAATTATCTCGCGGCGGGCTGCGTGGCCGGGCTGATCCATCACCACAAAGGTCTTGCGGGGCTGATCGCGCCATCGGGCAATTCCTACGACCGGCTGCAACCGGCATCCTTGTCAGGCTATTGGCAGAACTGGGGCGGAGACCATCGCAACGTGACCACGCGGGTCAGCAGCGAAGGCGGGGCAAAAGCCCGGCTGGAACATCGGATGGCCGACGCTGCCGCCAACCCCTACACCGCAGTGGCCGCCGTCCTGCAGGCCGCGCGCCTGGGAGTGGAGCACGGCTACGAGCTGCCGCCCAAGGAGGCCGGCGATGGGTTCGAGCACACCGCGGCGGAGGCAGGCGTCGCGCCGGATCTGGCCACTGCGTTGGAGGATTTGTCCGCCGACACCCTCTTGGCCGAGGCCGTCGGACAGGGTCTGGTCGAGAACCACGTCTTCATGAAAACGGCGGAGGTCGAGAAGACCGCCGGGTTGGAGCCTGAGGCCTTGCGCGACTTCTATATCCCTTACCTGTAA
- a CDS encoding putative bifunctional diguanylate cyclase/phosphodiesterase — MDKIDQTPRIDQFAAARKLHTPIWLYDIDACRILHANRAACALWHARSEEELQNRDLAQDMSATVAKRLAQYKADFIARDATFNEMWTLFPDGVPTSVMVLFSGFRLLDGRMAMQCEVLGAPDPLPDNLRSAEALLHTDVMITLFREDGVPLYMNPAARNMVGEASAPLRDLLVTRTDYDTMVSGLAKGGEHRQVAEIQTKTGTRWFDISAKRCRDAATGDPAVLVTAIDVSELKRARDQARYLARRDQLTGCYNRSHLTRFVAELADAQATQVTLLYFDIDRFKQINDTYGHVIGDRVLMAMADRAIQLTQDTDAVVRLGGDEFVVVLGATDAASRLERVERFFKALSAPTDFASITVNSRVSLGVSVFDPTQTDVDVALRHADIALYLAKNTGRNRYVVYDDQMGEEADKRSRTEAEIESALNAQQFELYYQPRVDLASGRIVAVEGLARWRHPDRGFVPPDEFIPICEETGLIHLLGRRVLEMGFAQAIAWSEAGLDVQLSLNISPRQFSDPQLLDNLKAYADRPDFPTHKIELEITESVLIGDQDGIAAKLHAITAMGYQISIDDFGTGYSNLSYISRFPLHCLKIDRSFIEQLPASGPIVRLILALAQELGVTSVAEGVETQAQFDWLTSHGCTQIQGYFVAHPAPADDVALLLRPVPT, encoded by the coding sequence ATGGACAAAATTGATCAGACCCCGCGGATTGATCAATTCGCCGCCGCGCGCAAGCTGCACACGCCAATCTGGCTCTATGACATCGACGCATGTCGGATTCTGCACGCCAATCGTGCCGCCTGTGCGCTGTGGCACGCGCGCTCGGAAGAGGAGTTGCAAAACCGCGATCTGGCACAGGATATGTCTGCGACGGTTGCCAAACGTCTGGCGCAGTACAAAGCCGATTTCATTGCGCGCGACGCCACTTTCAACGAGATGTGGACCCTGTTCCCCGACGGCGTCCCAACCAGTGTCATGGTGCTGTTCAGCGGGTTCCGTCTGCTTGACGGACGCATGGCGATGCAATGCGAGGTTCTGGGCGCACCCGATCCGCTACCAGACAACCTCCGCAGCGCCGAGGCGCTGTTACACACCGACGTCATGATCACGCTGTTCCGGGAAGACGGTGTTCCGCTCTACATGAACCCCGCCGCGCGCAACATGGTCGGAGAGGCCAGCGCCCCGTTGCGGGACCTGTTGGTTACGCGAACCGACTATGACACTATGGTCAGTGGCCTCGCCAAAGGGGGCGAACACCGCCAGGTCGCGGAAATTCAAACGAAAACTGGCACACGCTGGTTCGACATCTCTGCCAAGCGATGTCGGGACGCCGCCACAGGTGATCCGGCTGTCCTTGTGACAGCCATTGACGTGAGCGAATTAAAGCGCGCCCGCGATCAGGCCCGCTATCTCGCCCGCCGCGATCAACTGACAGGGTGCTACAATCGCTCGCACCTGACACGGTTTGTCGCGGAGCTGGCTGATGCGCAGGCCACGCAGGTCACCCTACTCTACTTCGATATCGACCGGTTCAAGCAGATCAACGACACCTACGGGCATGTCATCGGCGACCGTGTTCTGATGGCGATGGCAGATCGCGCCATCCAGCTGACGCAGGACACCGATGCGGTCGTGCGCCTGGGCGGCGATGAGTTCGTGGTTGTCCTGGGCGCGACGGATGCAGCGTCGCGGTTGGAACGGGTCGAGCGGTTTTTCAAAGCCTTGTCCGCCCCAACGGACTTCGCCTCGATCACGGTGAACAGCCGGGTCAGTCTGGGAGTTTCCGTCTTCGATCCGACCCAGACCGATGTCGACGTGGCCCTGCGCCATGCCGACATCGCGCTTTATCTGGCCAAGAATACCGGGCGCAATCGGTACGTCGTCTACGATGACCAAATGGGCGAAGAGGCGGACAAGCGCAGCCGCACCGAGGCTGAGATCGAGAGCGCGCTTAACGCGCAGCAATTTGAGCTTTACTACCAGCCAAGGGTCGATCTGGCGAGCGGACGCATCGTGGCCGTGGAGGGCCTGGCGCGGTGGCGGCATCCTGATCGTGGGTTTGTGCCACCTGACGAGTTTATCCCGATCTGCGAGGAAACCGGCCTGATCCACCTGTTGGGGCGGCGCGTGTTGGAGATGGGTTTCGCCCAGGCCATTGCTTGGAGCGAGGCGGGGCTGGACGTGCAGTTATCGCTCAATATTTCCCCGCGCCAGTTCTCGGACCCGCAATTGTTGGACAATTTGAAGGCCTATGCCGACCGTCCGGATTTCCCGACCCACAAGATCGAGCTGGAGATCACCGAAAGCGTCTTGATCGGGGACCAGGACGGGATCGCAGCCAAGCTGCACGCGATCACGGCGATGGGCTACCAGATCTCGATTGACGACTTCGGCACAGGCTATTCGAACCTGTCCTATATCTCGCGGTTTCCCTTGCATTGCCTCAAGATCGACCGCTCATTCATTGAGCAATTGCCTGCCTCGGGCCCTATTGTGCGGCTGATCCTTGCGCTGGCTCAGGAATTGGGTGTGACTTCCGTGGCCGAAGGGGTGGAGACGCAAGCGCAATTCGACTGGCTGACCTCCCATGGCTGCACGCAGATCCAAGGCTATTTCGTGGCCCACCCAGCACCAGCCGACGATGTTGCTCTGCTTCTGCGGCCCGTTCCCACCTAG
- the cobF gene encoding precorrin-6A synthase (deacetylating), which yields MDLWLIGIGTGNPEHVTLEAQRALREAALILVPRKGPDKSDLAGLRHRIIAEAGATAPVQEFDYPTRDPNLPYKHRVRAWHDEIALCWQDAIAKADPHGPVALLVWGDPSLYDSTLRIATRLEPAPKLRVLPGITALHALTAAHGITFNTLAGAVTVTTGRRLRDHGWPYGAETVAVMLDGDCGFRSLDRTDLMIWWGAYLGMEEQILDHGPVVEAGPRIVEARARARADHGWIMDTYVLRPMGLD from the coding sequence ATGGATCTGTGGCTTATCGGGATTGGCACGGGCAACCCGGAGCATGTCACGCTGGAGGCACAGCGCGCGTTGCGGGAGGCTGCCTTGATCCTGGTGCCGCGCAAAGGCCCCGATAAGTCCGACCTGGCGGGCCTTCGCCACAGGATCATCGCGGAGGCCGGTGCAACAGCGCCGGTTCAGGAATTCGACTATCCCACGCGCGATCCGAACCTGCCCTACAAGCACCGTGTGCGGGCATGGCATGATGAAATTGCCCTTTGTTGGCAGGATGCAATCGCCAAAGCCGATCCACACGGCCCGGTGGCGCTGCTGGTCTGGGGCGATCCATCACTTTACGACAGTACGCTGCGGATCGCCACGCGGCTGGAGCCTGCGCCAAAGCTGCGGGTCCTGCCCGGGATCACCGCGCTCCACGCGCTCACGGCGGCCCACGGCATCACCTTCAATACCCTTGCAGGCGCTGTGACTGTCACGACCGGTCGGCGGCTGCGTGACCATGGATGGCCATACGGGGCCGAAACGGTGGCGGTGATGCTGGACGGAGATTGCGGTTTCCGGAGCCTCGATCGGACGGATCTGATGATCTGGTGGGGGGCGTATCTTGGGATGGAGGAGCAGATCCTGGACCACGGCCCCGTGGTCGAGGCGGGTCCGAGGATCGTGGAGGCGCGGGCCAGAGCGCGGGCGGACCACGGCTGGATCATGGATACGTATGTGTTGCGTCCGATGGGCCTGGATTAA
- the cobA gene encoding uroporphyrinogen-III C-methyltransferase, whose amino-acid sequence MSGFVSFVGSGPGDPELLTLKAVDRLKRADAVLFDDLSSGPILSHARSGADLVGVGKRAGRPSPKQNHVSRLLVDYAQTGQRIVRLKSGDSGLFGRLEEELVALRAAGIPYEIIPGVPSAIAAAAAAGIPLTRRLTARRVQFVTGHDASGELPEDIDLTALADPTASTVIFMGKRTFPKLATALIERGLPADTPALLAEAVSTPEQALHRMTLTQLIHKLGTGIGSAPALILYGPLAELD is encoded by the coding sequence GTGAGCGGTTTCGTTTCTTTCGTAGGCTCAGGCCCCGGCGATCCGGAATTGCTGACGCTCAAGGCCGTCGACCGCCTCAAGCGAGCCGATGCGGTGCTCTTCGATGACCTGTCATCCGGCCCGATCCTGTCCCATGCGCGCAGCGGGGCTGATCTTGTGGGGGTGGGGAAGCGGGCGGGACGTCCGTCGCCCAAGCAGAACCATGTGAGCCGTCTGTTGGTGGATTACGCGCAGACGGGCCAGCGGATCGTGCGTTTGAAATCAGGGGACAGTGGGCTGTTTGGCCGATTGGAGGAAGAGCTGGTGGCCTTGCGCGCCGCCGGGATCCCCTATGAGATTATCCCCGGCGTGCCCTCCGCAATTGCCGCCGCCGCCGCCGCTGGTATTCCGCTGACCCGCCGCCTGACCGCGCGGCGTGTGCAGTTTGTGACCGGCCATGATGCATCGGGCGAGCTTCCGGAGGACATCGACCTGACGGCGCTGGCGGACCCGACGGCCAGCACTGTAATCTTCATGGGAAAGCGGACGTTCCCCAAACTCGCCACGGCGTTGATTGAGCGGGGTTTGCCCGCCGATACACCTGCATTGCTGGCCGAAGCCGTCAGCACGCCGGAACAGGCGCTGCACCGAATGACGCTGACGCAGTTGATCCACAAACTCGGCACCGGGATTGGCAGCGCACCGGCCCTGATCCTTTACGGCCCGCTAGCGGAGTTGGACTGA
- a CDS encoding cobyrinate a,c-diamide synthase, whose amino-acid sequence MIPLPPGLLVSAPSSGTGKTTVMLGLLRALRDDGLTVQPFKSGPDYIDPAFHHAASGRPSFNIDTWAMDDPLLSAIGGQAAGADICVAEGSMGLYDGVATRGQSGFGSSAETALRMGWPVVLVIDAGGQAQSAAATALGFQAYMPGLPIAGVILNRVASPRHERLIRRGMDHAGLNVLGVLPRRGDLSLPERHLGLIQAIEHPDLEAAITGYAAFLRENVDLAAIHAAPRAGTSLTAGPLPKPPAQRIALARDAAFSFTYPHLLKGWREAGAEILPFSPLADEAPDTSADIVWLPGGYPELHARKLAAADAFRAGLHAHAKTKPVHGECGGYMALGAGLIDKDGVRHQMAGLLGLETSYEKRKFNLGYRRAELVESMPGYIAGRALRGHEFHYSSILQQPDMPLANVFDADGNAVAQTGSKRGTVSGTFFHMITEEAQ is encoded by the coding sequence ATGATCCCCCTTCCTCCGGGCCTGTTGGTGTCTGCGCCGTCCTCGGGCACTGGCAAAACGACCGTCATGCTTGGGCTTTTGCGGGCATTGCGAGACGACGGCCTGACCGTTCAGCCGTTCAAGTCCGGCCCCGACTATATCGACCCGGCATTCCACCACGCGGCCTCGGGGCGGCCCTCATTCAACATCGACACTTGGGCAATGGATGACCCGCTTTTGTCTGCCATTGGCGGGCAAGCGGCGGGCGCAGACATCTGCGTCGCGGAAGGCTCCATGGGGCTCTACGACGGGGTCGCGACGCGGGGCCAATCGGGCTTTGGCTCGTCGGCGGAGACAGCGCTTCGCATGGGCTGGCCGGTGGTTCTGGTGATCGATGCGGGCGGGCAAGCGCAATCGGCGGCGGCCACCGCACTGGGATTTCAGGCCTATATGCCCGGTCTGCCAATTGCCGGCGTGATCCTGAACCGCGTCGCCTCGCCCCGCCACGAACGGTTGATCCGGCGGGGGATGGACCACGCGGGGCTGAACGTCTTGGGTGTTTTGCCTCGTCGCGGTGATCTGAGCTTGCCCGAGCGGCATCTTGGTTTGATCCAGGCCATTGAACACCCGGATCTGGAGGCCGCCATCACTGGCTACGCGGCCTTTCTGCGGGAGAATGTGGACCTTGCGGCGATCCACGCGGCGCCGCGGGCAGGGACCTCGCTGACCGCCGGGCCGCTTCCCAAGCCCCCGGCGCAACGCATCGCATTGGCACGCGACGCCGCCTTCTCGTTCACCTATCCGCACTTGCTGAAAGGTTGGCGAGAGGCCGGAGCCGAAATTTTGCCCTTCTCACCACTGGCCGATGAGGCGCCGGACACATCAGCCGATATTGTCTGGCTGCCTGGCGGATATCCCGAACTTCATGCACGTAAACTCGCGGCGGCAGACGCGTTCCGCGCCGGTCTGCACGCCCATGCCAAGACGAAACCGGTCCATGGGGAGTGCGGCGGCTACATGGCCTTAGGTGCGGGGTTGATCGACAAGGACGGCGTGCGACATCAAATGGCAGGGCTCCTGGGGCTTGAGACATCTTACGAGAAACGTAAATTCAACCTGGGATATCGTCGGGCCGAACTTGTCGAAAGCATGCCCGGATACATAGCTGGACGTGCGCTAAGGGGACATGAATTTCACTATTCCAGCATCCTTCAACAACCGGATATGCCCCTGGCCAACGTGTTTGACGCCGATGGAAACGCGGTGGCGCAGACTGGATCCAAACGTGGGACCGTCTCGGGCACGTTCTTCCACATGATCACGGAGGAGGCGCAGTGA
- the cobM gene encoding precorrin-4 C(11)-methyltransferase, with protein sequence MTVHFIGAGPGAPDLLTLRGRDLIAACPVCLYAGSLVPEAILDHCPEGAQVINTAPMALDDIIGSIAVAHDAGKDVARLHSGDLSVWSAMGEQIRRLDALGIPYTVTPGVPSFAAAAASLGQELTLPGVGQSLVLTRTPGRASSMPEGESLENFGKTGATLALHLSIGNLSQVVADLVPHYGAACPVAVIYRASWPDEKIVRARLGTLEEAMDPGIARTALILVGPAIGASDFTESRLYAADYDRRYRPQTAESPWSEWQHGDD encoded by the coding sequence ATGACCGTGCATTTCATCGGCGCAGGCCCCGGCGCGCCCGACCTTCTGACGCTCCGCGGGCGCGATCTGATCGCGGCTTGCCCGGTATGCCTTTATGCGGGCTCGCTGGTGCCCGAGGCGATCCTGGATCACTGCCCGGAGGGGGCGCAGGTGATCAACACCGCGCCCATGGCGCTTGACGATATCATCGGCTCCATCGCTGTGGCCCATGACGCGGGCAAAGATGTGGCCCGCCTCCATTCAGGCGACCTCTCGGTTTGGTCAGCGATGGGGGAACAGATCCGCCGGTTGGACGCCCTTGGTATCCCCTACACGGTGACGCCCGGCGTGCCGTCGTTCGCTGCCGCTGCCGCGAGCCTTGGCCAGGAACTGACGCTTCCGGGGGTGGGGCAGTCCCTGGTGCTGACCCGTACACCGGGTCGCGCATCATCCATGCCCGAGGGCGAAAGTCTTGAGAACTTTGGCAAAACCGGCGCGACGCTGGCGTTGCATCTGTCGATCGGCAACCTTTCGCAGGTCGTGGCGGATCTGGTGCCGCATTACGGGGCGGCCTGCCCGGTGGCGGTAATCTATCGCGCGTCCTGGCCCGATGAGAAGATTGTCCGTGCCCGCCTTGGGACCCTGGAAGAGGCCATGGACCCCGGCATCGCGCGCACCGCCCTGATCCTTGTCGGGCCTGCCATCGGGGCCAGTGACTTCACCGAAAGCCGCCTTTACGCCGCCGACTACGACCGCCGATACCGGCCCCAGACGGCCGAAAGCCCCTGGTCCGAATGGCAGCATGGAGATGACTGA